In Synergistales bacterium, the sequence GCCATGCTCATCGTCATCGCCGGCAGCCTGGTGACGCTTGTCTCCATCGCCTTCAAGCCTCATTTCATCCGGAAGAACCAGTTTGCCCGGGATCTGTTTATCTGTTCCCCCTTCTGGGCGATCTCCCGGTTCGCCGGCGCTGTCCTCTACGTGATGATCTACTACAAGATCGGTCCGGAGATCATCTGGAACATGGACAACGGCGGGACGCCGGGGATGATCCTGGCTCCGGCGCTGCTGGTGGTCTTCATCATCCTCGCCGGGATCATCCCCCTGCTGACCGATTTCGGCCTCATGGAGTACGTGGGGACCATGGCCCGGCCTGTCATGAAACCGCTGTTTACCATTCCCGGACGGGCCGCCATCGACTGCATGGCCTCCTGGGTGGGCAGCAGCTCCGTCGGTGTGGTCATCACCACCAAGATGCACGACGAGGGCTACTACAGCGACCGGGAGGGGGCGATCATCGCCACCACCTTCTCGGTCATCTCCATCCCCTACATCTATCTGATGGCCGACTTCGTTGGTCTGCCGGAGATGTACTTCCAGATCCTCATCTCCATCTACGCCGTCACCTTCCTGCTGGCGCTGGTCATGCCCCGGATCTGGCCGCTGCGCTCCATGGCCGATACCTACTCCGGAAGGAGCGGCGAGCGCCTCAAGGAGGACATCCCCGAGGGCTTCACCCTCACCCAGTGGGCGCTGCGGGCGGCGGTGGACAAGGCCCGAGACCAGGGGGTCCACACCGTTCTGAGCACCTGCTTCAAGACCTTCACCAATCTTGTGGTGAGCACCATGCCCCTTGTTGTATCATGGGGGACAGCGGTATTGATTGTGGCCAACAGCACGCCGATCTTCGACTGGATCGCCGCGCCCTTCG encodes:
- a CDS encoding YjiH family protein → MQQQGGNLQQKVTGGEMMKFLIPSLTGAVLFLMPIPTDGLLNTPLGIAIDFGKAVFKDWLPFLAMLIVIAGSLVTLVSIAFKPHFIRKNQFARDLFICSPFWAISRFAGAVLYVMIYYKIGPEIIWNMDNGGTPGMILAPALLVVFIILAGIIPLLTDFGLMEYVGTMARPVMKPLFTIPGRAAIDCMASWVGSSSVGVVITTKMHDEGYYSDREGAIIATTFSVISIPYIYLMADFVGLPEMYFQILISIYAVTFLLALVMPRIWPLRSMADTYSGRSGERLKEDIPEGFTLTQWALRAAVDKARDQGVHTVLSTCFKTFTNLVVSTMPLVVSWGTAVLIVANSTPIFDWIAAPFAWMLALMQVPEAVGTAPAFVLSFADQFLAAVVGSAREAAVAKFMCAGISATGLIYMTEVGVLIMNSSIPLGFGRLTFIYLVRAVATVFLLAPLAIYFVG